A window of the Pogona vitticeps strain Pit_001003342236 chromosome 4, PviZW2.1, whole genome shotgun sequence genome harbors these coding sequences:
- the CIBAR1 gene encoding CBY1-interacting BAR domain-containing protein 1 isoform X4, producing MSWVGLDVSHPEGNGPSQPRDPARPAYSFPSRNKNNRAHPGQAETGEQRGGWAALGFHGNRLKAERARPGSPSYFSAARVACDGSRHVDAGPWAGRQGQSDKEDLKATLTAKNREAKQLSQLERTRQRNPSDRHIIAESELQRASMDATRTTRQLEETIDNFEKQKIKDIKNIFSEFITIEMLFHGKALEIYTAAYQNIQNIDENEDLEVFRSSLYPPDHQSRLDIVRANSKSPLQRPSSSKPCAGIVQISRNNLKKEEEEEEEEDDEEGDDEYEDEDLETTKEGR from the exons atgtcttgggtcggCCTTGATGTATCCCACCCTGAGGGAAACGGGCCAAGCCAACCTCGGGACCCGGCCCGGCCCGCCTACTCGTTTCCCTCAAGGAACAAAAACAACCGAGCTCACCCGGGTCAGGCCGAGACAGGCGAGCAGCGAGGCGGGTGGGCGGCGCTCGGTTTCCACGGGAACCGCCTGAAAGCCGAGCGCGCTCGACCCGGCTCCCCTTCCTACTTCAGCGCTGCCCGGGTTGCTTGCGACGGCAGCCGCCATGTTGATGCTGGGCCGTGGGCTGGACGCCAG GGACAATCAGACAAG GAGGATCTCAAAGCAACTTTAACAGCAAAGAACCGAGAAGCAAAACAGTTGTCCCAGCTTGAAAGGACGCGTCAACGAAATCCATCAGATCGACATATTATT gctGAAAGTGAACTACAGAGAGCTTCAATGGATGCTACTCGAACAACTCGACAGTTGGAGGAAACCATTGacaactttgaaaaacaaaaaataaaagatataaag AACATATTTTCAGAATTTATAACAATTGAAATGCTGTTCCATGGAAAAGCCTTAGAGATTTACACTGCTGCCtaccaaaatatacaaaatattgaTGAGAATGAAGATTTAGAG GTGTTTCGAAGTTCACTTTATCCACCAGATCACCAGTCTCGTTTGGATATTGTCCGTGCTAATTCCAAGTCTCCCCTCCAGAGACCCAGTTCATCTAAACCTTGTGCTGGAATAGTTCAg ATTTCCAGGAATAatttgaaaaaggaagaggaggaagaggaggaggaagatgatgaaGAGGGGGATGATGAATATGAAGATGAGGACCTAGAAACTACCAAGGAAGGCAGATAG
- the CIBAR1 gene encoding CBY1-interacting BAR domain-containing protein 1 isoform X1, with translation MLMLGRGLDARDNQTRQVREAVSNVEKHFGELCQIFAAYVRKTARLRDKADLLVNEIHAYAATETPNLKHGLKHFANEFSKLQDYRQAQKQAATSVMKPLVILKFSTLHTLLSILCKKLGNQGRREEPTLLVERLEAKVVEPLKCYGTIIKLKREDLKATLTAKNREAKQLSQLERTRQRNPSDRHIIAESELQRASMDATRTTRQLEETIDNFEKQKIKDIKNIFSEFITIEMLFHGKALEIYTAAYQNIQNIDENEDLEVFRSSLYPPDHQSRLDIVRANSKSPLQRPSSSKPCAGIVQISRNNLKKEEEEEEEEDDEEGDDEYEDEDLETTKEGR, from the exons ATGTTGATGCTGGGCCGTGGGCTGGACGCCAG GGACAATCAGACAAGGCAAGTACGAGAAGCTGTGTCAAACGTGGAAAAACATTTTGGTGAATTGTGCCAAATATTTGCAGCTTATGTAAGAAAAACTGCCAGACTACGAGACAAAGCAGATCTTTTAGTAAATGAAATACATGCTTATGCAGCTACAGAGACACCAAACTTAAAGCATGGattgaaacattttgcaaatgagttttccaaactccaAGATTATCGCCAGGCACAG AAGCAGGCTGCTACTTCTGTGATGAAGCCTCTTGTCATCCTGAAGTTTTCCACACTACATACACTCCTTTCCATTCTTTGCAAGAAACTGGGAAAtcaagggaggagagaggaaccCACACTGCTG GTAGAACGACTTGAGGCTAAAGTGGTTGAACCTCTGAAATGTTATGGGACCATCATAAAACTTAAAAGA GAGGATCTCAAAGCAACTTTAACAGCAAAGAACCGAGAAGCAAAACAGTTGTCCCAGCTTGAAAGGACGCGTCAACGAAATCCATCAGATCGACATATTATT gctGAAAGTGAACTACAGAGAGCTTCAATGGATGCTACTCGAACAACTCGACAGTTGGAGGAAACCATTGacaactttgaaaaacaaaaaataaaagatataaag AACATATTTTCAGAATTTATAACAATTGAAATGCTGTTCCATGGAAAAGCCTTAGAGATTTACACTGCTGCCtaccaaaatatacaaaatattgaTGAGAATGAAGATTTAGAG GTGTTTCGAAGTTCACTTTATCCACCAGATCACCAGTCTCGTTTGGATATTGTCCGTGCTAATTCCAAGTCTCCCCTCCAGAGACCCAGTTCATCTAAACCTTGTGCTGGAATAGTTCAg ATTTCCAGGAATAatttgaaaaaggaagaggaggaagaggaggaggaagatgatgaaGAGGGGGATGATGAATATGAAGATGAGGACCTAGAAACTACCAAGGAAGGCAGATAG
- the CIBAR1 gene encoding CBY1-interacting BAR domain-containing protein 1 isoform X2 produces the protein MLMLGRGLDARDNQTRQVREAVSNVEKHFGELCQIFAAYVRKTARLRDKADLLVNEIHAYAATETPNLKHGLKHFANEFSKLQDYRQAQKQAATSVMKPLVILKFSTLHTLLSILCKKLGNQGRREEPTLLVERLEAKVVEPLKCYGTIIKLKREDLKATLTAKNREAKQLSQLERTRQRNPSDRHIIAESELQRASMDATRTTRQLEETIDNFEKQKIKDIKNIFSEFITIEMLFHGKALEIYTAAYQNIQNIDENEDLEISRNNLKKEEEEEEEEDDEEGDDEYEDEDLETTKEGR, from the exons ATGTTGATGCTGGGCCGTGGGCTGGACGCCAG GGACAATCAGACAAGGCAAGTACGAGAAGCTGTGTCAAACGTGGAAAAACATTTTGGTGAATTGTGCCAAATATTTGCAGCTTATGTAAGAAAAACTGCCAGACTACGAGACAAAGCAGATCTTTTAGTAAATGAAATACATGCTTATGCAGCTACAGAGACACCAAACTTAAAGCATGGattgaaacattttgcaaatgagttttccaaactccaAGATTATCGCCAGGCACAG AAGCAGGCTGCTACTTCTGTGATGAAGCCTCTTGTCATCCTGAAGTTTTCCACACTACATACACTCCTTTCCATTCTTTGCAAGAAACTGGGAAAtcaagggaggagagaggaaccCACACTGCTG GTAGAACGACTTGAGGCTAAAGTGGTTGAACCTCTGAAATGTTATGGGACCATCATAAAACTTAAAAGA GAGGATCTCAAAGCAACTTTAACAGCAAAGAACCGAGAAGCAAAACAGTTGTCCCAGCTTGAAAGGACGCGTCAACGAAATCCATCAGATCGACATATTATT gctGAAAGTGAACTACAGAGAGCTTCAATGGATGCTACTCGAACAACTCGACAGTTGGAGGAAACCATTGacaactttgaaaaacaaaaaataaaagatataaag AACATATTTTCAGAATTTATAACAATTGAAATGCTGTTCCATGGAAAAGCCTTAGAGATTTACACTGCTGCCtaccaaaatatacaaaatattgaTGAGAATGAAGATTTAGAG ATTTCCAGGAATAatttgaaaaaggaagaggaggaagaggaggaggaagatgatgaaGAGGGGGATGATGAATATGAAGATGAGGACCTAGAAACTACCAAGGAAGGCAGATAG
- the CIBAR1 gene encoding CBY1-interacting BAR domain-containing protein 1 isoform X5 — MLMLGRGLDARDNQTRQVREAVSNVEKHFGELCQIFAAYVRKTARLRDKADLLVNEIHAYAATETPNLKHGLKHFANEFSKLQDYRQAQEDLKATLTAKNREAKQLSQLERTRQRNPSDRHIIAESELQRASMDATRTTRQLEETIDNFEKQKIKDIKNIFSEFITIEMLFHGKALEIYTAAYQNIQNIDENEDLEVFRSSLYPPDHQSRLDIVRANSKSPLQRPSSSKPCAGIVQISRNNLKKEEEEEEEEDDEEGDDEYEDEDLETTKEGR; from the exons ATGTTGATGCTGGGCCGTGGGCTGGACGCCAG GGACAATCAGACAAGGCAAGTACGAGAAGCTGTGTCAAACGTGGAAAAACATTTTGGTGAATTGTGCCAAATATTTGCAGCTTATGTAAGAAAAACTGCCAGACTACGAGACAAAGCAGATCTTTTAGTAAATGAAATACATGCTTATGCAGCTACAGAGACACCAAACTTAAAGCATGGattgaaacattttgcaaatgagttttccaaactccaAGATTATCGCCAGGCACAG GAGGATCTCAAAGCAACTTTAACAGCAAAGAACCGAGAAGCAAAACAGTTGTCCCAGCTTGAAAGGACGCGTCAACGAAATCCATCAGATCGACATATTATT gctGAAAGTGAACTACAGAGAGCTTCAATGGATGCTACTCGAACAACTCGACAGTTGGAGGAAACCATTGacaactttgaaaaacaaaaaataaaagatataaag AACATATTTTCAGAATTTATAACAATTGAAATGCTGTTCCATGGAAAAGCCTTAGAGATTTACACTGCTGCCtaccaaaatatacaaaatattgaTGAGAATGAAGATTTAGAG GTGTTTCGAAGTTCACTTTATCCACCAGATCACCAGTCTCGTTTGGATATTGTCCGTGCTAATTCCAAGTCTCCCCTCCAGAGACCCAGTTCATCTAAACCTTGTGCTGGAATAGTTCAg ATTTCCAGGAATAatttgaaaaaggaagaggaggaagaggaggaggaagatgatgaaGAGGGGGATGATGAATATGAAGATGAGGACCTAGAAACTACCAAGGAAGGCAGATAG
- the CIBAR1 gene encoding CBY1-interacting BAR domain-containing protein 1 isoform X3: protein MLMLGRGLDARDNQTRQVREAVSNVEKHFGELCQIFAAYVRKTARLRDKADLLVNEIHAYAATETPNLKHGLKHFANEFSKLQDYRQAQVERLEAKVVEPLKCYGTIIKLKREDLKATLTAKNREAKQLSQLERTRQRNPSDRHIIAESELQRASMDATRTTRQLEETIDNFEKQKIKDIKNIFSEFITIEMLFHGKALEIYTAAYQNIQNIDENEDLEVFRSSLYPPDHQSRLDIVRANSKSPLQRPSSSKPCAGIVQISRNNLKKEEEEEEEEDDEEGDDEYEDEDLETTKEGR, encoded by the exons ATGTTGATGCTGGGCCGTGGGCTGGACGCCAG GGACAATCAGACAAGGCAAGTACGAGAAGCTGTGTCAAACGTGGAAAAACATTTTGGTGAATTGTGCCAAATATTTGCAGCTTATGTAAGAAAAACTGCCAGACTACGAGACAAAGCAGATCTTTTAGTAAATGAAATACATGCTTATGCAGCTACAGAGACACCAAACTTAAAGCATGGattgaaacattttgcaaatgagttttccaaactccaAGATTATCGCCAGGCACAG GTAGAACGACTTGAGGCTAAAGTGGTTGAACCTCTGAAATGTTATGGGACCATCATAAAACTTAAAAGA GAGGATCTCAAAGCAACTTTAACAGCAAAGAACCGAGAAGCAAAACAGTTGTCCCAGCTTGAAAGGACGCGTCAACGAAATCCATCAGATCGACATATTATT gctGAAAGTGAACTACAGAGAGCTTCAATGGATGCTACTCGAACAACTCGACAGTTGGAGGAAACCATTGacaactttgaaaaacaaaaaataaaagatataaag AACATATTTTCAGAATTTATAACAATTGAAATGCTGTTCCATGGAAAAGCCTTAGAGATTTACACTGCTGCCtaccaaaatatacaaaatattgaTGAGAATGAAGATTTAGAG GTGTTTCGAAGTTCACTTTATCCACCAGATCACCAGTCTCGTTTGGATATTGTCCGTGCTAATTCCAAGTCTCCCCTCCAGAGACCCAGTTCATCTAAACCTTGTGCTGGAATAGTTCAg ATTTCCAGGAATAatttgaaaaaggaagaggaggaagaggaggaggaagatgatgaaGAGGGGGATGATGAATATGAAGATGAGGACCTAGAAACTACCAAGGAAGGCAGATAG